The stretch of DNA TGGTTGCCCGCCTGCGCGGGCATGACATTTTTTCCAAGGCAACGTTGGACAGGACAAAATCCTGTCATGCCCGCGCAGGCGGGCAACCATTTTGCATTCGGCACTGAATATGTTGACTTGTTTTCCCTTTATGTTTCAAATAGCATTCCCTCATTTCATTTTTAAGCAGCGCTCATGCATCCCGCCTTAGCAAACTATTTCAAAACTTATACAAAAGAAGCCGCTCCCTTCATGCATCAACAGCTTGAGGAGTGGAGAATATCAAAACCGCTGACGGGTTTACGAGTAGTGCACCATGTTCCGCTGGTTCCCAATACGCTATTAAAAATAGCCTGTCTTATTGCCGGGGGTGCTGAGGTAACTGTAACAAACCCTTCTTCATTTATGACAGCTCATCCCGAGGCGGTAGATTGCTTAAGGCAGGCGGACATTCGGTATATTGAAAATCTGAGTCAGTTACAATCCGAAAGCTTCGATCTTTATTTTGATTGCGGCGCTGAACTGTATCAGGCCTTGGGTAAACCGAAACTGGGCTCAATTGAACTCACTGGCTCTGGCGATCAAATTTATCGTAGTCAAACACTGGATTTTCCAGTAATCAGTATTGATCATAGTTTAACAAAACAACTTGAAACGGTTTTTGGTTGTGCTGATAGTTGTCATTCAGCGATCTCACAATTGCTTGGCATCAATACCGTAAACAAAACATGGTTGATTTTTGGCTTTGGAAAAATTGGACGGGGGGTTGCCTACTTCTGTGCCAAGAATAAAACCTCTGTAGTGGCAGTTGATATCTGTGATAATCAACGCAGGTCAGCCAGGCAGTTAGGGATAGAAGCGATTAACCCGCTAGATAGGCAAACATTACATCAAGCGATCCAGAATGCTGAAATTATTGTTACAGCTACAGGAAGTAAATCGATTATGAATGCTTATCCTCATGACTGGTTTAGTGGAAAGATACTGGTCAATATGGGTGTGTATGATGAATATGGAGCAAGCTTTGGTGAGGAAGAGGTTCTTAACCAGAAAAAACCAGTCAATTTTGTTCTCAATGACCCTACTCCAATGAGGTATATTGACCCTGAGTTTTATATTCATAATATTGCCGCTTTGACGTTATTATCTGAAAATTTATCGCAGAGGGTGCATGGGCCAACAAAAGAGCTGGATAACCGTATAATAGAAGACTGGTGTAAGTATCATTCATTCCATTTAGAGATTATTAACAAATGGTTTGTTAATTTTGAGGGGTGTGTCCGATAAGTTAAGGGATCACATATAGGTTGGGCCCTTGGCCTAATGGCGTTGCCTTAAGAATTTACCTACGTCCCTCGTCAGCGCCATTAGGCATTTGGCCCCACAACTTAATGACATTGACGCGGCCATGCCGTCGTTCAAGCCCAGGGGTGAAGCATTTTAGCCGCTGGTTTAAGGATTTTGCTGGCCAGGGACTGGCGGTGATGAGAGATAATTTTATACACATTAAAGTGATTCAGCTTCTCAATAATTACCTCATCGCTGGTTTTTAATTCGTCCACCAGTTTTAGCTTAAAGGCATCGAGTGATAACCAGTGTTCTCCTGTGGATACTTGATTGATATCAATTTGTTCGCGATTCTGCAAAACG from Legionella quinlivanii encodes:
- a CDS encoding NAD-binding protein is translated as MHPALANYFKTYTKEAAPFMHQQLEEWRISKPLTGLRVVHHVPLVPNTLLKIACLIAGGAEVTVTNPSSFMTAHPEAVDCLRQADIRYIENLSQLQSESFDLYFDCGAELYQALGKPKLGSIELTGSGDQIYRSQTLDFPVISIDHSLTKQLETVFGCADSCHSAISQLLGINTVNKTWLIFGFGKIGRGVAYFCAKNKTSVVAVDICDNQRRSARQLGIEAINPLDRQTLHQAIQNAEIIVTATGSKSIMNAYPHDWFSGKILVNMGVYDEYGASFGEEEVLNQKKPVNFVLNDPTPMRYIDPEFYIHNIAALTLLSENLSQRVHGPTKELDNRIIEDWCKYHSFHLEIINKWFVNFEGCVR